The proteins below come from a single Staphylococcus sp. MI 10-1553 genomic window:
- a CDS encoding adenylosuccinate synthase: protein MSSIVVVGTQWGDEGKGKITDFLAEQADVIARFSGGNNAGHTIKFDGETYKLHLVPSGIFYKDKLAVIGNGVVIDPVALLKELDGLNERGIATDNLRISNRAHVILPYHIQQDELEEARRGDNKIGTTKKGIGPAYVDKAQRMGIRVADLLDKEVFEQRLKENLEYKNDYFQGMFKQAAPSFEDIFETYYAAGQRLAPYVTDTAKVLDDAFVADERVLFEGAQGVMLDIDHGTYPFVTSSNPVAGNVTVGAGVGPTNVSKVVGVCKAYTSRVGDGPFPTELFDEKGHHIREVGREYGTTTGRPRRVGWFDSVVLRHSRRVSGITDLSINSIDVLTGLDEVKICTAYELDGKEITEYPANLNDLKRCEPIFETLPGWTEDITGVRTMEELPDNARRYLERISELCNVHISIFSVGPDRNQTNVVEKLW from the coding sequence ATGTCATCAATTGTAGTAGTTGGGACACAATGGGGAGACGAAGGTAAAGGTAAAATTACAGACTTTTTAGCGGAACAAGCAGATGTGATTGCACGTTTTTCTGGTGGTAATAATGCAGGACATACGATTAAATTTGACGGTGAAACTTACAAATTACATTTAGTGCCATCTGGTATTTTTTATAAAGACAAACTGGCTGTCATCGGCAATGGTGTCGTGATTGATCCAGTTGCATTACTTAAAGAATTAGACGGTTTAAATGAAAGAGGCATTGCAACAGATAACTTACGCATCTCAAACCGCGCACACGTCATCCTACCTTATCACATTCAACAAGATGAACTTGAAGAAGCGCGTCGTGGCGACAACAAAATTGGTACGACGAAGAAAGGTATTGGCCCAGCATACGTAGATAAAGCACAAAGAATGGGTATTCGTGTAGCAGATTTATTAGACAAAGAAGTTTTCGAACAACGCTTAAAAGAAAATTTAGAATATAAAAATGATTACTTCCAAGGTATGTTTAAACAAGCTGCACCATCATTTGAAGACATTTTTGAAACATACTACGCAGCTGGTCAACGTCTTGCACCGTACGTAACAGATACTGCAAAAGTGTTAGACGATGCTTTTGTAGCAGATGAACGTGTATTATTTGAAGGTGCACAAGGTGTGATGTTAGATATCGATCATGGTACATATCCATTCGTTACATCAAGCAACCCTGTCGCAGGTAACGTCACTGTAGGTGCTGGTGTAGGACCAACAAACGTTTCAAAAGTTGTCGGTGTATGTAAAGCTTATACATCACGTGTAGGCGATGGTCCGTTCCCAACAGAGTTATTTGATGAAAAAGGTCATCACATTCGTGAAGTAGGTCGTGAATACGGTACAACAACAGGTCGTCCGCGTCGTGTCGGCTGGTTTGATTCAGTTGTGTTACGTCACTCTCGTCGTGTGAGTGGGATTACAGACTTATCTATTAACTCTATCGACGTGTTAACAGGCTTAGATGAAGTGAAAATCTGTACAGCTTATGAGTTAGACGGAAAAGAAATCACAGAATATCCAGCGAACTTAAATGACTTAAAACGTTGCGAACCTATTTTTGAAACATTACCAGGTTGGACAGAAGATATTACAGGCGTACGTACAATGGAAGAATTACCTGACAATGCGCGCCGTTACTTAGAGCGTATTTCTGAATTATGTAACGTACACATTTCTATCTTCTCAGTAGGTCCAGATCGTAATCAAACGAATGTTGTAGAAAAATTATGGTAA
- a CDS encoding YitT family protein, which yields MEIQAESNVAYIKEKPKKPRQFFKRFFFITLGAVLMGAALELFLVPNQLLDGGIVGISIILSHLLGFKLGVFIFILNLPFFFLGYKQIGKTFAISTLYAILILSVTTIVLHPIDPVINDKFLVTIFGGAVLGVGVGIVLRYGGSLDGTEILSILVHSKLPFSVGEIVMFINFFIFGIAGFVFTWESALFSVVAYFIASKMIDTVLLGFDESKAVWVISDAYKDIGEAINSRLGRGVTYLKGEGAYTGEDKRVIFCVITRLEEAKLKDIVMEIDEKAFLSIGNVSEVRGGNHRKRDIH from the coding sequence ATGGAAATTCAAGCAGAATCGAACGTTGCTTACATAAAAGAAAAACCTAAAAAGCCACGTCAATTTTTCAAAAGATTTTTCTTTATTACGTTAGGCGCAGTGTTGATGGGAGCGGCACTGGAGCTTTTCTTAGTACCGAATCAATTGCTCGATGGAGGTATTGTAGGTATTTCTATTATTCTTTCACACTTACTTGGATTCAAATTAGGGGTATTCATCTTTATACTTAATTTGCCTTTCTTCTTTTTAGGCTATAAACAAATCGGTAAAACTTTTGCAATCTCTACTTTGTATGCCATCCTTATCTTATCCGTTACGACTATTGTGTTACATCCTATCGATCCAGTCATTAACGATAAATTTTTAGTTACGATTTTTGGCGGTGCTGTCCTAGGTGTCGGTGTCGGCATTGTGTTACGTTATGGCGGTTCATTAGACGGTACAGAAATTTTATCGATTCTCGTTCACTCAAAACTACCTTTTTCTGTGGGCGAAATTGTGATGTTTATTAATTTCTTCATATTTGGAATTGCAGGCTTTGTGTTCACGTGGGAGAGTGCATTATTTAGTGTTGTAGCTTATTTCATCGCCTCAAAAATGATTGATACCGTCCTTTTAGGTTTTGATGAATCCAAAGCGGTATGGGTTATTAGTGATGCCTATAAAGATATTGGTGAAGCGATCAATTCTCGTCTCGGTCGTGGTGTGACGTATTTGAAAGGTGAAGGCGCGTATACTGGAGAAGATAAACGTGTCATTTTCTGCGTAATCACACGTCTTGAAGAAGCAAAATTGAAAGATATCGTTATGGAAATCGACGAAAAAGCCTTCCTCTCAATCGGTAACGTTTCAGAAGTACGGGGCGGAAACCATCGTAAAAGAGATATTCATTAG